From the Leptolyngbya sp. O-77 genome, one window contains:
- a CDS encoding ribulose bisphosphate carboxylase small subunit, which translates to MKTLPKERRYETFSYLPPLTDAQIARQIQYTLDQGYFPCIEFNEDSAAEMHYWTMWKLPLFNATSPQEVLNEVQQCRSEFPNCYIRVVAFDNIKQCQVMSFIVHKPGNNNNYGGGYRY; encoded by the coding sequence ATGAAGACTTTACCCAAAGAGCGCCGTTACGAAACCTTTTCCTATCTGCCTCCGTTGACCGACGCACAAATTGCCCGTCAGATCCAGTACACGCTCGACCAGGGTTATTTCCCTTGCATCGAGTTTAATGAAGATTCTGCGGCTGAGATGCACTATTGGACGATGTGGAAGCTGCCATTGTTTAATGCGACTTCTCCTCAAGAGGTGCTGAATGAGGTGCAGCAATGCCGTTCAGAATTCCCGAACTGCTATATCCGGGTGGTTGCGTTTGACAATATCAAGCAGTGCCAGGTGATGAGCTTCATTGTTCATAAGCCTGGTAACAACAACAACTACGGCGGTGGCTATCGCTACTAA
- a CDS encoding form I ribulose bisphosphate carboxylase large subunit: MSYSQTKTQAKAGYQAGVKDYRLTYYTPDYTPKDTDILAAFRVTPQPGVPPEEAGAAVAAESSTGTWTTVWTDLLTDLDRYKGRCYDIEPVRGEDNQFIAYIAYPLDLFEEGSVTNMLTSIVGNVFGFKALKALRLEDLRIPVAYLKTFQGPPHGIQVERDKINKYGRPLLGCTIKPKLGLSAKNYGRAVYECLRGGLDFTKDDENINSQPFQRWRDRFTFVAEAIHKAQAETGEIKGHYLNVTAATCEEMLKRAEYAKELNMPIIMHDFLTAGFTANTTLSKWCRDNGVLLHIHRAMHAVIDRQKNHGMHFRVLAKCLRMSGGDHIHTGTVVGKLEGDKAVTLGFVDLLRENYIERDPSKGIYFTQDWASMPGVMAVASGGIHVWHMPALVEIFGDDAVLQFGGGTLGHPWGNAPGATANRVALEACLQARNEGRDLMREGGDIIREACRWSPELATACELWKEIKFEFEAVDTV, encoded by the coding sequence ATGTCTTATTCGCAAACCAAGACCCAGGCAAAAGCTGGGTACCAGGCTGGGGTTAAGGACTACCGCCTGACTTACTACACCCCCGACTACACGCCCAAAGACACGGACATTCTGGCCGCCTTCCGGGTCACCCCTCAGCCCGGTGTGCCGCCCGAAGAAGCGGGTGCAGCCGTTGCGGCTGAGTCCTCGACTGGCACCTGGACGACCGTGTGGACTGACCTGCTAACTGACCTCGATCGCTACAAGGGTCGTTGCTACGATATCGAACCCGTTCGCGGTGAAGACAATCAGTTCATCGCCTACATTGCCTACCCTCTGGATCTGTTTGAAGAAGGCTCTGTTACCAACATGCTTACCTCCATTGTGGGGAACGTATTTGGTTTCAAAGCTCTGAAGGCCCTGCGATTGGAAGACTTGCGAATCCCTGTAGCCTACCTCAAGACTTTCCAGGGACCGCCCCACGGCATCCAGGTCGAGCGTGACAAGATTAATAAGTACGGTCGTCCCCTGCTGGGCTGCACCATCAAGCCTAAGCTGGGTCTGTCGGCAAAGAACTACGGTCGTGCAGTGTACGAGTGTCTGCGCGGCGGTCTGGACTTCACCAAAGACGACGAAAACATCAACTCTCAGCCCTTCCAGCGCTGGCGCGATCGCTTCACCTTCGTCGCTGAAGCTATCCACAAGGCACAAGCTGAGACTGGTGAAATCAAGGGGCACTACCTCAATGTGACCGCCGCCACCTGCGAAGAAATGCTGAAGCGGGCTGAGTATGCGAAAGAACTCAATATGCCCATCATCATGCATGACTTCTTGACCGCAGGCTTCACAGCTAACACTACTCTCTCCAAGTGGTGCCGCGATAACGGTGTCTTGCTGCATATCCACCGTGCCATGCACGCTGTGATCGACCGCCAGAAGAATCACGGGATGCACTTCCGCGTACTGGCAAAATGCTTGCGGATGTCCGGTGGTGACCACATCCACACCGGAACCGTGGTGGGCAAGCTAGAAGGCGACAAAGCCGTGACGCTTGGCTTTGTGGATCTCTTGCGTGAAAACTACATCGAGCGTGACCCCTCAAAGGGCATCTACTTCACCCAGGACTGGGCCTCCATGCCGGGTGTGATGGCAGTTGCTTCTGGCGGGATTCACGTCTGGCATATGCCCGCGCTGGTGGAAATCTTCGGCGACGATGCCGTGCTTCAGTTTGGCGGCGGCACGCTGGGTCACCCCTGGGGCAACGCACCTGGTGCAACGGCAAACCGTGTTGCTCTGGAAGCCTGCTTACAAGCTCGCAACGAAGGTCGCGACCTGATGCGCGAAGGCGGCGACATCATCCGCGAAGCTTGCCGCTGGTCGCCCGAACTGGCTACCGCTTGCGAACTGTGGAAGGAAATCAAGTTCGAGTTTGAGGCGGTGGATACCGTCTGA
- the cruF gene encoding gamma-carotene 1'-hydroxylase CruF, translating into MQRLVGIERACLIGHLVAMAFGLAGLLLVMPHPEFLTHVPAGQTLFRWSMAGGGVVYILLGAIAVSIYAYRTLGLRAWLTFLVCSVGLSLTSELLGTSTGFPFGHYSYLSGLGYKINGLVPFTIPLSWYYLGLSSYLLARAGLETDKPTSGLLTVARGAAAVFLGALLLTSWDFVLDPAMSQTAMPFWYWHQPGAFFGMPYQNFVGWLGTGAVFMTVAVLLWGRNVAKPQAIQLNFPLTVYLGNFAFAMVMSLAFGFWIPVLLGILLGVIPAVLCWRQSYLLSEKSAAAEASLKSSVRVGASAN; encoded by the coding sequence ATGCAGAGATTGGTTGGAATTGAGCGGGCGTGTTTGATTGGGCATCTTGTAGCGATGGCGTTTGGGCTGGCAGGGCTGCTGCTGGTCATGCCCCATCCCGAATTTTTGACCCATGTGCCTGCTGGGCAAACGCTGTTTCGCTGGAGCATGGCGGGCGGCGGTGTGGTGTACATCTTGCTGGGGGCGATCGCCGTTTCGATCTATGCCTATCGCACGCTGGGTCTGCGGGCGTGGCTCACGTTCCTGGTCTGCTCTGTGGGGTTGTCTCTCACCAGTGAATTGCTGGGCACCAGCACGGGCTTTCCATTTGGGCACTACAGCTATCTCAGCGGACTGGGCTACAAAATCAACGGACTGGTTCCCTTCACCATTCCCCTGTCCTGGTATTACCTGGGGCTGTCGTCCTATTTGCTGGCGCGGGCTGGGCTGGAAACCGACAAGCCGACTTCTGGACTGCTGACCGTTGCACGGGGCGCGGCGGCCGTGTTTTTGGGTGCGCTGCTGCTCACCTCCTGGGACTTTGTGCTAGATCCTGCCATGAGTCAGACCGCCATGCCCTTTTGGTACTGGCATCAGCCCGGTGCGTTTTTTGGAATGCCGTACCAGAACTTTGTCGGCTGGCTCGGCACGGGGGCGGTGTTTATGACGGTTGCAGTGCTGCTTTGGGGGCGGAACGTCGCCAAGCCTCAGGCGATCCAACTGAACTTTCCGCTGACGGTTTATCTGGGCAATTTTGCCTTTGCAATGGTGATGAGCCTCGCCTTTGGGTTTTGGATTCCAGTGCTGCTGGGCATTTTGTTGGGCGTGATTCCGGCGGTGTTGTGCTGGCGGCAGAGCTATCTGCTAAGTGAAAAATCGGCAGCCGCCGAGGCCTCCCTCAAGTCTTCAGTCCGCGTCGGAGCAAGTGCCAATTGA
- the rcbX gene encoding RuBisCO chaperone RbcX produces the protein MDLRQIAKETSKTLISYLTFQAMRTVMAQLSETDPPRALRLHEFSRRERIENSESYLQALFKEDQALAFRILTVREHIAEEIADFLPEMLRTGIQQANTERRCEQLERMTQLDPGATSTHPEQDSTSED, from the coding sequence ATGGATCTTAGACAGATCGCAAAGGAAACGAGCAAGACGCTAATCAGCTACCTGACGTTTCAGGCAATGCGGACGGTGATGGCTCAGCTCAGCGAGACTGATCCACCCCGTGCCCTACGGCTGCATGAGTTCTCTCGCCGCGAACGGATCGAAAACAGTGAGTCCTACCTCCAGGCTCTGTTCAAAGAGGATCAGGCCCTTGCCTTTCGGATTTTGACCGTGCGAGAGCATATTGCCGAGGAAATTGCTGACTTTTTGCCAGAGATGCTTCGTACAGGCATCCAACAGGCAAATACGGAGCGACGCTGTGAGCAGCTTGAGCGAATGACGCAGCTTGACCCCGGTGCTACAAGTACCCATCCAGAACAAGATTCAACGTCTGAAGACTAG
- a CDS encoding ABC transporter ATP-binding protein has product MTAAIALQHVTKVYGNTPVVNDLSFTIQPGEIFGLLGPNGAGKSTTIRMLTTLTRITSGRIEVAGYDVAQQPVLVKQQIGVVLQQMSVDVDLTVWENMEFHGRMHHIPNPRRQREIDRWLEYVELSDRRNDLVKTLSGGMKRRLQIARALLHEPRILFLDEPTVGLDPQTRRRLWEIIKGLNQQGMTILLTTHYMEEVEYLCGSSFGSYAVPNRIGIMDSGKLIALGTLEELRHQHGEGLVMKQDGDRWDYKFFPTMAEANAFFEAQPNKAGMMVRPSNLEDIFVELTGRNLD; this is encoded by the coding sequence ATGACAGCGGCGATCGCCCTTCAACACGTCACCAAGGTCTACGGCAATACGCCTGTGGTCAACGACCTGTCTTTTACGATTCAGCCGGGGGAAATCTTTGGGCTGCTGGGGCCAAACGGCGCGGGCAAATCGACCACGATTCGTATGTTGACCACGCTGACGCGAATCACGAGCGGACGCATCGAAGTGGCAGGCTATGACGTAGCGCAGCAGCCCGTGCTGGTGAAGCAGCAAATTGGCGTGGTGTTACAACAGATGAGCGTGGATGTGGATCTGACCGTGTGGGAAAACATGGAATTTCACGGTCGGATGCACCATATCCCCAATCCCCGCCGCCAGCGCGAGATCGACCGCTGGCTGGAGTATGTGGAACTGAGCGATCGCCGCAATGACCTGGTGAAAACGCTGTCTGGCGGCATGAAGCGCCGACTGCAAATCGCCCGCGCCCTGCTGCACGAGCCGCGCATTTTGTTTCTGGACGAGCCGACTGTCGGACTCGATCCACAAACCCGCCGCCGCCTCTGGGAAATCATCAAAGGGCTGAATCAGCAGGGCATGACGATTCTGCTGACGACGCACTACATGGAAGAGGTGGAATATCTCTGCGGCTCCAGCTTTGGCAGCTACGCCGTGCCCAACCGCATCGGCATTATGGACAGCGGCAAGCTAATCGCTCTGGGCACGCTGGAAGAACTGCGCCACCAGCACGGCGAGGGGCTGGTGATGAAACAGGATGGCGATCGCTGGGATTACAAGTTCTTTCCCACAATGGCAGAGGCCAACGCCTTTTTTGAAGCGCAGCCAAATAAAGCCGGGATGATGGTGCGCCCGTCCAACCTGGAGGATATCTTTGTGGAGCTGACCGGGCGCAATCTGGATTAG
- a CDS encoding HindVP family restriction endonuclease, with protein sequence MFLENTANQPPGLFGLKYSNRDFTQKKAWGKNCFNSSLPASLCAYLHNRSLENIYIKLNSSLRVEHSNISTSSFYGIDPQSEDLFYAFEAQFTPYQQYLIGTLPGVDLVTQAREGRTSASHFCDE encoded by the coding sequence GTGTTTTTAGAAAATACAGCCAATCAACCACCAGGGCTGTTTGGTCTGAAATATTCAAATAGGGATTTTACTCAGAAGAAAGCCTGGGGGAAAAACTGCTTCAACTCTTCTCTACCTGCTTCTCTTTGTGCATATTTGCACAATCGCAGCTTGGAAAATATATACATTAAGCTCAATTCAAGTCTAAGGGTTGAACATTCAAATATCAGCACATCTAGCTTTTACGGAATCGATCCACAATCGGAAGATCTTTTTTATGCGTTTGAGGCTCAATTTACACCTTATCAACAATATTTAATTGGAACACTTCCAGGAGTTGACCTGGTTACACAAGCGAGGGAAGGAAGGACGAGTGCATCCCACTTTTGCGATGAGTAA
- the cruG gene encoding 2'-O-glycosyltransferase CruG, translating to MSDLNLAPSQAELAGWLGAIALVLLVVQIPALALLLTRLLSAARRASPLRPQNATPAMLGTVSVIIPTLNEAHRLQPCLDGLTRQGYELREAIVVDSHSQDGTVDLVKAAAQRDPRFRVVYDDPLPADWVGRPWALHTGFLHSSPQSDWVLGIDADTQPQPGLIPALLHAAQEQGYDLITLAPQFILKQPGEWWLQPALLMTLIYRFGAAGSPADGPERTMANGQCCLIRRSLLESLDGYTSARQSFCDDVTLVREAARRGAKVGFLDGSSVLKVRMYEGIGETWREWGRSLDLKDASTPAQTWSDVAFLLVVQALPWLLVPTVLTILAIRPTAASPTFLALLALNLCLLLLRLGTQFGIRTAYDRPGSRFPLAFWLSPLADPLAALRILRSASRKPTQWRGRRYE from the coding sequence TTGAGCGATCTGAACCTGGCACCGTCGCAAGCTGAACTGGCGGGCTGGCTGGGGGCGATCGCCCTCGTGCTTCTCGTGGTTCAGATTCCAGCCTTGGCGCTGCTGCTGACCCGTCTGCTCAGCGCTGCCCGTCGCGCTTCCCCGCTGCGTCCCCAGAACGCCACGCCTGCCATGCTGGGAACCGTCAGCGTCATCATTCCCACACTGAATGAAGCACATCGCCTCCAGCCTTGCCTCGACGGGCTGACGCGCCAGGGCTATGAGCTGCGAGAGGCGATCGTCGTCGATAGCCATTCTCAGGACGGCACAGTGGATTTGGTGAAAGCGGCGGCTCAGCGAGACCCGCGATTTCGCGTCGTGTATGACGATCCGCTGCCTGCGGATTGGGTCGGTCGCCCCTGGGCGCTGCACACCGGATTTCTCCACAGTAGCCCTCAGAGCGACTGGGTTCTCGGCATCGATGCCGACACGCAGCCGCAGCCAGGGCTGATTCCTGCTCTGCTTCACGCCGCTCAGGAACAGGGCTACGACCTGATTACTCTCGCGCCACAATTTATCCTGAAGCAGCCTGGGGAGTGGTGGCTGCAACCCGCGCTGCTGATGACGCTGATCTATCGGTTTGGGGCGGCGGGAAGTCCAGCAGACGGGCCTGAGCGCACGATGGCGAATGGTCAGTGTTGCCTGATTCGGCGATCGCTCCTGGAATCCCTCGACGGCTACACCAGCGCCCGCCAGTCCTTTTGTGATGATGTGACGCTGGTGCGCGAGGCAGCACGACGCGGCGCAAAGGTTGGGTTTCTCGACGGCTCCAGTGTGCTAAAAGTCCGTATGTACGAGGGTATAGGCGAAACCTGGCGCGAATGGGGGCGATCGCTCGACCTCAAAGATGCCAGCACCCCCGCCCAAACCTGGAGCGACGTGGCATTTTTGCTTGTGGTGCAGGCGCTGCCCTGGCTGCTGGTTCCGACTGTGCTAACGATTCTGGCTATCCGTCCCACCGCTGCCTCACCAACGTTCCTCGCACTGCTGGCACTCAACCTCTGTTTGCTCCTGCTGCGCCTCGGCACCCAGTTCGGCATCCGCACCGCCTACGATCGCCCCGGCAGCCGTTTCCCCCTTGCCTTTTGGCTTTCGCCCCTCGCCGATCCGCTGGCTGCCCTCCGCATCCTCCGCTCTGCCAGCCGCAAACCCACACAATGGCGCGGCCGACGGTACGAGTGA
- a CDS encoding F420-0:Gamma-glutamyl ligase, with the protein MTDVGIITTGLGIAAGLVGLGAIAWEAQFRRRPGNALVLTPGEWNLDVYEPDRYVLVGDVEFRNLTERLEIMVPHVEAEVTLLSKDSLDGITHRIWVTPKHADAPARADGYWFGYIVKVGKTTHAEVTLEIKGPDLSSLQAAWVRIHYVTYGPQGRIPKVRHIMVPLKFPSSEDSHRWRPTAAADVLPIRTHLLTHLDDPITVVKRYVMPHAQPGDVVTIGETPVAIMQDRFHHPSDIKPGWLAKRLCYYFLPTSSLATACGMQTLVNIVGPWRVAGAFLVGAIAKKFLKKPGLFYQLAGEQARLIDDVTGTLPPYDQFIVLGPENPQRVVDQIKQETGLSAAIVDVNDLKAVKVLAATAGLTDEFLTQALISNPAGNADEQTPVVLIRPMKS; encoded by the coding sequence ATGACGGACGTGGGAATCATCACAACGGGATTGGGGATTGCAGCAGGGCTGGTGGGACTGGGGGCGATCGCCTGGGAGGCACAGTTTCGCCGTCGTCCGGGCAATGCACTGGTACTCACTCCCGGCGAGTGGAACCTGGATGTCTACGAGCCGGATCGCTACGTGCTGGTGGGCGATGTGGAGTTTCGCAACCTGACCGAGCGGCTGGAGATCATGGTGCCGCACGTAGAAGCCGAGGTGACGCTGCTTTCCAAAGACTCCCTCGACGGCATCACGCACCGCATCTGGGTCACGCCGAAACACGCCGACGCGCCCGCCCGCGCCGATGGCTACTGGTTCGGCTATATCGTCAAAGTGGGCAAGACCACCCACGCCGAAGTAACGCTGGAAATCAAGGGCCCCGACCTCAGCAGCCTGCAAGCCGCCTGGGTACGCATTCACTATGTCACCTACGGGCCGCAGGGCCGCATTCCCAAAGTGCGCCATATTATGGTGCCGCTGAAGTTTCCCAGCAGCGAAGACTCGCACCGCTGGCGACCCACCGCCGCCGCCGACGTGCTGCCCATCCGCACGCACCTGCTGACGCACCTGGACGACCCCATAACGGTGGTGAAGCGCTATGTCATGCCCCACGCTCAGCCCGGCGACGTAGTGACCATTGGCGAAACGCCCGTCGCCATTATGCAAGACCGCTTTCACCATCCCTCGGACATCAAACCCGGCTGGCTGGCCAAGCGCCTGTGCTATTACTTTTTGCCCACCTCCAGCCTGGCCACCGCCTGCGGAATGCAAACGCTGGTGAATATCGTCGGGCCGTGGCGCGTGGCGGGGGCGTTTTTGGTGGGGGCGATCGCCAAAAAATTCCTCAAGAAACCCGGTCTGTTTTACCAGCTTGCGGGCGAACAGGCGCGGCTGATTGACGACGTGACGGGCACGCTGCCGCCCTACGACCAGTTCATCGTGCTGGGGCCCGAAAATCCGCAGCGGGTGGTTGACCAGATCAAGCAAGAAACCGGACTCTCAGCGGCGATCGTAGACGTAAACGACCTGAAAGCCGTAAAAGTGCTAGCCGCCACCGCCGGACTCACCGATGAATTTCTGACGCAAGCGCTGATCAGCAACCCCGCCGGAAACGCCGACGAGCAAACCCCCGTCGTCCTCATCCGCCCCATGAAAAGCTAG
- a CDS encoding DNA cytosine methyltransferase, with amino-acid sequence MSLGFQNAGFDIVAAFDSWLPAIEVYKDNFQHPVFKKDLAETEAHLDIAKLNPDVIIGGPPCQDFSSAGKRDESLGRADLTLSFANIVSQVKPRWFVMENVERIAKSHVLKTALEIFRAEGYGLTCSILNASYCGVPQVRKRYFLIGQLGSEDSFLDSYLTKNQSKKPMTVFEYLGHSLGIEHFYRHPRSYKRRAVFSIYEPSPTIRGVNRPIPKTYKKHQGDVCEINENLRPLTTIERSYIQTFPNNFKFRGSKSDLEQMIGNAVPVKLSEYVARCILEYIEDSSRNAYSLPPVQLKLFEKASNYQGTFAI; translated from the coding sequence TTGTCACTTGGATTTCAAAACGCTGGATTTGATATAGTTGCTGCTTTTGATTCTTGGCTTCCAGCAATTGAGGTCTATAAAGATAACTTTCAACATCCTGTATTTAAGAAAGATCTTGCAGAAACCGAAGCACACCTGGATATAGCTAAATTGAATCCAGACGTTATTATTGGTGGGCCTCCATGTCAAGATTTTTCAAGCGCAGGTAAAAGAGATGAGAGCCTTGGTCGAGCAGACTTGACTCTAAGTTTTGCAAATATTGTTTCGCAGGTCAAACCGCGTTGGTTTGTCATGGAGAACGTTGAGAGAATTGCAAAAAGCCATGTTTTAAAAACAGCTTTAGAGATTTTTAGAGCGGAAGGATATGGCTTGACTTGCTCAATTTTGAATGCCAGCTATTGCGGTGTCCCCCAGGTTAGAAAGAGGTATTTTTTGATTGGGCAACTTGGCAGTGAAGATAGCTTCCTGGATTCCTATTTAACCAAGAATCAGTCAAAAAAACCTATGACTGTTTTTGAATACTTGGGTCATAGTTTAGGAATCGAGCATTTTTATCGCCATCCAAGAAGCTACAAGAGAAGAGCTGTTTTTAGTATTTACGAGCCTAGTCCAACAATACGAGGTGTAAACCGTCCTATTCCTAAGACATACAAGAAGCACCAAGGGGATGTTTGTGAAATCAATGAGAACTTACGTCCTTTAACGACAATCGAGCGAAGTTACATCCAAACATTTCCCAACAACTTCAAATTTAGAGGCAGTAAATCAGATCTGGAACAAATGATTGGCAATGCGGTTCCCGTGAAGCTCAGCGAATATGTTGCCCGCTGTATACTTGAGTACATTGAGGACTCTTCCAGGAATGCTTATTCTTTACCTCCGGTTCAGTTAAAACTATTTGAGAAAGCATCCAACTATCAGGGTACGTTTGCAATTTAG
- a CDS encoding ZIP family metal transporter has product MLDSLDTITLGILGSGIAGLATGLGALPIFLFEKITKNTQGIMLGFGAGVMLAATAFSLVIPGLEAATERTGSNAYAALIVSLGIGLGGLFLWLSHRYFPHEHFFKGREGSSAVNLKRVWLFVMAIAIHNFPEGLAVGVGFGGDDISNGIALALGIALQNIPEGLVVAISLLSENYSKPRALFISLLTGLVELVGGILGAMAVSLFSAILPLAMGFAAGAMLFVISDEIIPESHRLGYEKAATVGVMVGFVLMMVLDVTVG; this is encoded by the coding sequence ATGCTCGACTCCCTCGACACCATTACCCTCGGTATCCTTGGCAGCGGCATCGCGGGCCTCGCTACAGGTCTAGGCGCACTGCCCATTTTCCTGTTTGAAAAAATCACCAAAAACACCCAGGGCATCATGCTGGGCTTTGGGGCGGGCGTAATGCTGGCGGCAACGGCATTTTCGCTGGTGATTCCAGGGCTGGAGGCGGCGACTGAAAGGACGGGTAGCAATGCCTACGCGGCACTGATTGTGTCGCTGGGCATCGGGCTGGGCGGACTCTTCCTCTGGCTGAGCCATCGTTACTTTCCGCACGAACACTTTTTTAAGGGGCGCGAGGGCAGCAGCGCTGTGAACCTGAAGCGGGTGTGGCTATTTGTGATGGCGATCGCCATTCACAATTTTCCTGAAGGTTTAGCAGTGGGTGTCGGCTTCGGCGGCGACGATATTTCCAACGGCATTGCGCTAGCGCTGGGCATCGCGCTGCAAAATATTCCAGAAGGACTGGTGGTCGCTATTTCACTGCTGTCTGAAAATTATTCCAAGCCCAGAGCGCTATTCATCAGCCTGCTCACGGGTTTGGTGGAACTGGTAGGTGGCATCTTGGGGGCAATGGCGGTTTCTCTGTTTTCAGCAATCTTGCCGCTGGCGATGGGCTTTGCAGCGGGCGCGATGCTGTTTGTCATCAGCGATGAAATTATTCCCGAATCGCACCGTCTGGGTTATGAAAAAGCCGCAACAGTCGGCGTGATGGTGGGCTTTGTGCTGATGATGGTGCTGGATGTAACGGTGGGATGA
- the aroF gene encoding 3-deoxy-7-phosphoheptulonate synthase codes for MQKAKLTLKTEPSHSSVIQISDQVSAGGSELLLIGGPCSVESRAQMDAVASRLSVAGVQALRGGVYKPRTSPYDFQGMGREGLEILAAVRDRTGMPVVTEVMAVSQIEEIAAYADVLQVGSRNMQNFDLLKALGQVDKPILLKRGLAATIEEFVMAAEYILAHGNEKVMLCERGIRSFDTYTRNVLDLGAVVALKQITHLPVIVDPSHAAGKRELVPNLALAAIAAGADGLIIECHPDPEKSVSDARQALSFDEMVTIVEKVRAIAPVVGRTLPPVQEPLPQIVVA; via the coding sequence ATGCAAAAAGCAAAGCTGACCCTTAAGACCGAACCCAGCCACAGTAGCGTCATTCAGATTTCCGACCAGGTTTCGGCGGGCGGGTCAGAACTGCTCCTCATCGGCGGGCCCTGTTCCGTCGAAAGCCGTGCCCAGATGGATGCGGTCGCCAGTCGCCTTTCGGTGGCGGGCGTGCAGGCGCTAAGGGGCGGGGTCTACAAGCCGCGCACCTCGCCCTACGATTTCCAGGGCATGGGACGCGAAGGGCTAGAAATTTTGGCGGCAGTGCGCGATCGCACGGGAATGCCCGTCGTCACCGAAGTCATGGCGGTTTCCCAGATCGAAGAAATTGCCGCCTATGCCGATGTGCTGCAAGTGGGCAGCCGCAATATGCAAAACTTTGACCTGCTGAAGGCGCTGGGTCAGGTAGACAAGCCAATTTTGCTGAAGCGGGGCCTAGCGGCAACCATTGAAGAATTCGTGATGGCGGCGGAATATATCCTCGCCCACGGCAACGAGAAAGTGATGCTGTGCGAACGCGGCATCCGCAGCTTCGACACTTACACGCGCAACGTGCTGGATCTGGGGGCAGTCGTGGCGCTGAAGCAAATCACCCACCTGCCCGTGATTGTAGACCCCAGCCATGCCGCTGGAAAGCGGGAACTGGTGCCGAACCTGGCCCTGGCGGCGATCGCCGCTGGAGCCGACGGGCTGATTATCGAGTGCCACCCCGACCCCGAAAAATCTGTTTCCGATGCGCGTCAGGCATTGTCCTTCGATGAGATGGTGACAATTGTGGAAAAAGTGAGAGCGATCGCCCCCGTTGTCGGCCGCACCCTTCCCCCCGTTCAGGAGCCGCTGCCGCAAATTGTCGTTGCATAG
- a CDS encoding HindVP family restriction endonuclease, whose translation MGNSQHESCKIGMHSGRTCLQAIEIKLTALPDNTTCDLSEDFYGCEIVVRPDSIVYLACSIAETFRHSPSYMKDLIGEHFSGVSDWTEPDCVIPYIPQMISVIDSIALSILDNQKPFLMQPIWKTEGKSSKLSENCLDVFVWSNLAFTRLFIDLAKLELRTFGRIRLIARHTRTVVWLFRMLYDFSTNGSFSHRRIIDALSYNTKNDKAFAVSGRVTHAYMKSEALRRPRIQKSEIKRIILGGGQNLLSPERRLDAIIYGSPDLFN comes from the coding sequence ATGGGCAATTCTCAACATGAGTCTTGCAAAATTGGGATGCACTCAGGAAGGACTTGCTTACAGGCAATAGAGATCAAGCTAACAGCCTTACCTGATAACACAACCTGTGACTTATCAGAAGATTTTTACGGTTGCGAAATCGTTGTAAGACCAGATAGCATTGTCTACTTGGCTTGTAGTATTGCAGAAACTTTTAGACACTCTCCATCTTATATGAAGGATCTTATAGGAGAGCATTTTTCAGGAGTTTCCGACTGGACAGAGCCAGATTGTGTCATACCCTATATCCCACAGATGATCAGTGTCATAGACTCAATAGCTCTTTCGATTTTGGATAATCAAAAGCCTTTTTTGATGCAGCCTATATGGAAGACTGAGGGGAAATCATCTAAGCTTTCAGAGAATTGTTTAGATGTTTTTGTTTGGAGCAATCTTGCCTTCACAAGATTATTCATCGACTTAGCCAAGCTAGAGTTAAGGACATTTGGCCGAATACGATTGATTGCAAGACACACTCGAACTGTTGTTTGGCTATTTAGAATGCTGTATGACTTCAGTACTAATGGCTCATTCAGCCACAGAAGAATTATAGATGCATTGTCGTACAACACTAAGAATGACAAGGCATTTGCGGTGAGTGGTAGAGTCACTCATGCCTACATGAAATCTGAAGCACTAAGACGACCAAGAATTCAAAAAAGTGAAATAAAAAGAATTATTTTAGGTGGAGGTCAAAATCTCTTAAGTCCTGAGAGAAGACTTGATGCTATAATTTATGGCTCTCCTGACTTGTTTAATTAG